A genomic segment from Fusarium keratoplasticum isolate Fu6.1 chromosome 10, whole genome shotgun sequence encodes:
- a CDS encoding Protein kinase domain-containing protein, producing the protein MFKEKQATLHRWPRTRLYQRSTSRWARVTAVLCLILGAFHWISVIHTHREALVAKFSPTIFTHLTPWDSSTLADTHWRWNETGGFAWGSYSRREIWANRHEWKRLGSGSEGETFTYNGAVIKVYKTAKFPFRNCVPDAPLELRWPTEIEASLLLGGMADDNSQRDIGFLPVTDYFMSPPEEGEARWHFLTPFLESGSLVRLAEHLHHSGHAYTARDLDILYRPSLERLFEALDRMHNRRGLCHDDIKPDNIFLSGKGALGEVDETLDVTKDWILADLGNAREPDHPYHSSILWSRLNNNLPNCRVNDVVRLVKSYVLFLRAAVDDGGAFDEQFFQGREPWAKLFWTIVDGVNSDAVSAVSARVLSMALDPSLEDHNDTLVHGRDPQGVWNPVKRLLMSRDEVISRGVDDQLRISAADSVARLKGLAFLLGVPVGECQVER; encoded by the coding sequence AtgttcaaggagaagcaagcAACCCTGCATAGgtggccaaggacaaggctcTACCAACGATCGACTAGCCGATGGGCACGAGTAACGGCCGTACTCTGCCTGATTCTTGGAGCATTCCACTGGATATCCGTCATCCATACCCACCGAGAAGCCTTGGTCGCCAAGTTTAGCCCGACTATTTTTACCCATCTGACGCCATGGGACAGCTCGACGCTCGCAGATACACACTGGAGATGGAATGAGACGGGTGGCTTCGCCTGGGGATCGTACTCCAGAAGAGAGATATGGGCGAATCGGCACGAGTGGAAGCGGCTCGGCTCGGGGTCTGAGGGAGAAACGTTCACCTATAATGGTGCAGTCATCAAAGTATACAAGACAGCAAAGTTTCCGTTTCGAAACTGCGTCCCTGATGCTCCTCTGGAGCTGCGATGGCCGACCGAGATAGAAGCGTCGTTGTTATTGGGGGGAATGGCCGATGACAATAGTCAGAGGGATATCGGGTTTCTGCCTGTGACGGATTACTTCATGTCACCACCGGAGGAGGGTGAAGCTCGGTGGCATTTCTTGACGCCCTTTCTGGAGTCTGGAAGTCTTGTCAGACTCGCGGAGCACTTGCACCACTCTGGACACGCGTACACAGCTCGCGATCTCGACATCCTCTACCGACCATCACTCGAACGACTCTTCGAAGCTCTCGACCGAATGCATAATCGACGTGGACTGTGTCATGACGATATCAAGCCCGACAACATCTTTCTCTCAGGAAAGGGGGCCTTGggggaggttgatgagacGCTTGATGTCACAAAGGACTGGATACTGGCAGACTTGGGGAACGCTCGAGAACCCGATCATCCATATCACTCGTCGATTTTGTGGTCGCGACTGAACAACAACCTCCCCAACTGCCGAGTCAACGACGTGGTGAGACTTGTCAAGTCGTACGTGCTCTTCCTAAGAGCCGCagtcgacgatggtggtgCATTCGACGAACAGTTCTTCCAAGGACGCGAGCCGTGGGCCAAGTTGTTCTGGACCATCGTCGACGGGGTCAACAGCGACGCTGTCTCAGCTGTTTCGGCCCGGGTGTTGTCCATGGCACTTGATCCCTCACTTGAAGATCATAATGATACTCTTGTACACGGTCGTGACCCGCAAGGCGTGTGGAACCCGGTCAAGAGACTGTTGATGAGCCGAGACGAGGTCATTTCTCGCGGAGTAGATGACCAACTTAGAATCAGTGCTGCAGATAGTGTAGCGAGGCTCAAGGGGCTAGCATTTCTGTTGGGGGTCCCAGTCGGAGAATGTCAGGTCGAAAGATAG
- a CDS encoding PX domain-containing protein encodes MDVEESPWADSSQASQQASQPEASASQSSAAPSASSSAPRPSRGPRRLVAQPTRLEAVDDPLGPLGAASDDNAPAQDAPPVPPQKEQVVIRTTMPQPQQQQRRPADPHHIEEEEFDGPKGPRAPPPVEAAQPSAVRTSTQPSVSVEQAAKPSFQITVGDPHKVGDLTSSHIVYSVRTKTTSKGYKQPEFEVKRRYRDFLWLYNTLHGNNPGIVVPPPPEKQAVGRFDSNFVESRRAALEKMLNKIAIHATLQHDPDLKLFLESEAFNVDVKHKERREPIPSESKGVFGSLGINVGGGNKFVEQDEWFHDRKVYLDALENQLKGLLKAMETMVGQRKMMAEAAGDFSASLHALSTVELSPSLSGPLDALSELQLTIRDVYDRQAQQDVLTFGIIIEEYIRLIGSVKQAFGQRQKAFYSWHAAESELQKKKSTQDKLLRQGKSQQDRLNQMGAEVGESERKVHQARLLFEDMGRLMRSELDRFEREKVEDFKSGVETFLESAVEAQKELIEKWETFLMQLDAEDDDSAFYRPPVYQPQQQQQQKSGDTAVDRARARIDEDSD; translated from the exons ATGGACGTCGAAGAGTCACCCTGGGCCGACTCGTCTCAGGCCTCCCAACAGGCGTCGCAGCCCGAagcctcggcctcccagTCGTCGGCAGCTCCCTccgcttcctcgtcggcccCTCGTCCTTCGCGCGGTCCGCGTCGCCTTGTCGCCCAGCCCACCCGccttgaagctgtcgatGATCCCCTCGGTCCTCTCGGTGCCGCATCCGACGACAATGCCCCTGCCCAGGACGCACCTCCGGTGCCTCCGCAAAAGGAGCAGGTGGTGATTCGTACCACCATgccccagcctcagcagcagcagcgacgaccTGCGGATCCTCATCacatcgaggaggaggagtttgaTGGACCAAAGGGACCTAGGGCGCCCCCGCCTGTCGAGGCTGCTCAGCCCAGCGCGGTGAGGACCAGCACCCAGCCGAGTGTTAGTGTTGAGCAGGCCGCAAAGCCCTCGTTCCAAATTACTGTGGGAGATCCTCACAAGGTCGGCGACCTGACTAGCTCCCACATTGTTTACTCTGTTCGCACCAAG ACCACTTCCAAGGGATACAAGCAGCCTGAGTTTGAAGTCAAGCGCAGATACCGTGATTTCCTCTGGCTTTACAACACTCTTCACGGCAACAACCCTGGTATCGTCGTGCCGCCCCCTCCCGAGAAGCAGGCCGTTGGTCGATTCGACAGTAACTTTGTCGAGAGCCGTCGAGCTGCGCTCGAGAAGATGCTCAACAAGATCGCGATACACGCTACGCTACAACACGATCCTGATTTGAAGCTCTTCCTGGAGAGTGAGGCGTTCAATGTTGATGTGAAGCACAAGGAGCGAAGAGAACCTATCCCCAGCGAGAGCAAGGGTGTGTTTGGATCTCTGGGTATCAATGTCGGTGGTGGAAACAAGTTCGTGGAACAGGATGAATGGTTCCATGATCGCAAGGTCTACCTTGATGCGCTTGAGAATCAGCTCAAGGgtctcctcaaggccatggagacgATGGTCGGTCAGCGCAAGATGATGGCCGAAGCTGCTGGTGACTTTTCGGCTTCTCTCCATGCGCTTTCCACAGTGGAGCTGTCGCCATCCCTGTCAGGTCCTCTTGATGCTCTCTCCGAGCTCCAACTTACCATCCGCGACGTGTATGATCGACAGGCCCAGCAGGACGTTCTAACTTTTGGTATCATTATCGAGGAGTACATCCGTCTTATTGGCTCGGTTAAGCAGGCGTTTGGACAGCGACAGAAGGCATTCTACTCATGGCACGCGGCTGAATCAGAGCTGCAAAAGAAGAAGTCCACGCAGGACAAGCTCCTCAGACAAGGAAAGAGTCAGCAGGACCGGCTCAACCAGATGGGAGCTGAAGTTGGAGAGTCGGAGCGAAAGGTCCACCAAGCTCGACTCCTCTTTGAGGATATGGGCCGATTGATGAGGAGCGAGCTTGACCGGTTCGAACGAGAGAAGGTGGAGGATTTCAAGAGCGGGGTTGAGACATTCCTGGAGAGTGCGGTTGAGGCGCAGAAGGAG CTCATTGAGAAGTGGGAGACGTTCCTTATGCAACTGGACGCtgaagacgacgactcgGCATTCTACAGACCCCCTGTATaccagccgcagcagcagcaacagcaaaagTCGGGTGATACCGCAGTTGATCGCGCCCGAGCCAGGATAGACGAGGATTCGGACTAG
- a CDS encoding Flavin-Reduct domain-containing protein: MKGSRALRNGAATAFVTARGGTRGMSSLRALQGCGSGRAICHDCGRPMALSLGFPQLQWPLTRPGQTQHHNSIRSNHTSATSKPWHSSPSKPPTVHPTTEIPLPEQLRSIMRLLPHSVVVCTSNQPGDGPRAMTMSSFTSLTLSPTPLVTFNIATPSRTLDAIRASGGFNVHVLAGDERGARVANHFTKGNVGGHVLEDLEGLGYSYPDGEPGKEAPVLRGEGVMFALRCRVLRDAPESGLVKVRDHVIVVGEVVEMVRVEGEEEFGLVYADRKYRQVGGVLEK, encoded by the exons ATGAAAGGCTCTCGGGCGCTGCGCAATGGCGCCGCGACGGCTTTCGTCACAGCGAGGGGAGGGACTAGAGGGATGAGCTCTTTGCGAGCTTTACAAGGTTGCGGGAGTGGAAGGGCGATATGTCATGACTGTGGAAGGCCTATGGCATTATCTTTGGGGTTTCCTCAGTTACAATGGCCTTTAACAAGACCAGGTCAGACTCAACATC ACAACTCAATAAGAAGCAATCACACATCTGCCACGTCAAAACCATGGCACTCCTCCCCCTCGAAACCTCCGACCGTCCACCCGACCACCGAGATTCCCCTCCCCGAACAGCTCCGCTCCATCATGCGTCTCCTACCTCATAGCGTCGTCGTTTGCACCTCGAACCAGCCCGGCGACGGGCCCCGTGCCATGACTATGTCGTCTTTCACATCTCTCACGCTCTCGCCTACGCCGCTCGTGACGTTCAACATTGCGACGCCGAGTCGAACTCTTGATGCTATACGTGCGAGCGGTGGGTTCAACGTCCATGTCCTAGCTGGAGATGAACGCGGCGCGAGGGTGGCGAACCACTTTACAAAGGGCAACGTGGGCGGCCATGTATTAGAGGATCTGGAAGGCCTTGGATACAGTTACCCCGATGGTGAACCCGGAAAGGAGGCCCCAGTCCTGAGGGGCGAAGGGGTCATGTTTGCCCTGCGGTGCCGGGTATTGCGGGACGCGCCTGAGAGTGGGCTCGTGAAGGTGAGAGATCATGTGATTGTGGTCGGAGAGGTTGTGGAGATGGTGAGGGtggaaggagaggaagaattCGGGCTCGTGTATGCGGATAGGAAGTATAGACAGGTTGGGGGTGTGTTGGAGAAGTGA
- a CDS encoding LisH domain-containing protein gives MSAPAQTPGAPAPGAYQGPAPTTPAPAHTTTGTTGQTGTTGGAMSNQNLNQIVTDYLLKRGFNRTEEVFRQESKHLGPDGKPIYQLANLGPKKYQRAFNLLREWVENNLDIYKFELSKLLWPVFVYSFLELVSNSYTEDAKTFLREIGPHFQPVHADDLKTFATVTLPQHVNENPMTKLYRENKYRIPLNQHASGDLFNFLERESDQGGSVIRQLLASYCQVDSTARGPITPFSFEAVYRRSRNMEMEDVDTNEGIPGVNIGLSNKDVLDPTAPLKLGPLPMDPDLRDDVRAELEDEERRNPPVPGRPTLLEEFDQRIKREDSADAPNRADLPLPPSRPRDIMLEMQKVRENRDRFKIDGQTGGVGLPVSACMFTFHNTLGSVACMDFSNDGQMVAAGTTDSYIRVWSLDGKALPTMNAHEKDAKFNSRKLIGHSGPVYDVSFSDAASGPPQKLFGDEGKSNPAIDTRPKLLLSASADGQIRLWSLESWSCLCLYKSHDGPAFRTLWSPQGHYFVSGGYDKAVRVWMQDHASPQRLLVGHDTSISALAWHPNGLYVFSASDETDKSIRMWSVVTGACVRVLTGHNDYITALECAPNGKILASADCAGNIFFWDIAKGTRIKRSRGHGKGGIWSLSFSVESNVLASGGQDGTVRLWDVELPADPQKASSQQTGHDAAATGTDGANASNTAGDTSRIASGNSGQAGGSGTTGGTHKKKSREVMITPDQISAFPTKKTPVMKVKFTRMNLVIVGGCYDPER, from the exons GTCACAGACTATTTGCTCAAGAGGGGCTTCAACAGGACCGAGGAGGTGTTTCGTCAGGAATCCAAGCATCTGGGTCCAGATGGTAAGCCCATCTACCAGCTTGCCAACCTCGGCCCAAAGAAGTACCAGAGAGCATTCAACCTTCTGCGGGAATGGGTTGAGAACAACCTGGACATTTACAAG TTTGAATTGTCAAAACTTCTCTGGCCAGTCTTTGTCTACTCCTTCCTGGAGCTCGTCAGCAATTCCTACACCGAGGATGCCAAGACTTTCCTCCGAGAAATTGGTCCTCATTTTCAACCTGTTCACGCAGATGACCTCAAGACATTTGCGACCGTTACACTACCTCAGCATGTCAACGAGAACCCCATGACCAAGCTCTATCGGGAGAACAAGTACCGAATCCCCCTAAACCAGCATGCCAGCGGGGatctcttcaacttcctcgaGCGCGAATCCGATCAAGGTGGTTCCGTGATTAGACAACTCCTTGCATCCTACTGCCAGGTTGACTCCACGGCCCGTGGACCGATCACGCCATTCAGTTTCGAAGCAGTTTACCGGAGATCAAGGAatatggagatggaggacgTCGACACTAATGAAGGTATTCCTGGCGTCAACATTGGCTTGTCCAACAAGGATGTGCTGGACCCGACTGCACCTCTGAAGCTTGGACCGCTGCCTATGGACCCAGACCTTCGTGATGACGTGCGTGCTGaacttgaggatgaggagcgaCGAAACCCACCAGTTCCAGGCAGACCTACCTTGTTGGAGGAGTTCGACCAAAGGATCAAGCGCGAAGATAGCGCCGATGCACCCAACAGAGCCGATCTACCTCTACCCCCGTCCCGACCCCGAGACATCATGTTGGAGATGCAGAAGGTGCGAGAGAATCGCGACCGTTTCAAGATTGATGGACAGACGGGAGGCGTGGGATTGCCTGTGAGCGCGTGCATGTTCACTTTTCATAACACGCTTGGCAG TGTTGCGTGCATGGACTTTTCTAATGACGGGCAAATGGTGGCCGCTGGAACGACTGACTCGTACATCCGAGTTTGGTCTCTGGATGGCAAGGCTCTTCCGACAATGAATGCCCACGAGAAGGACGCCAAGTTCAACAGCCGCAAATTGATTGGGCATTCTGGCCCCGTTTACGACGTCTCCTTCTCGGATGCCGCCTCCGGTCCTCCTCAGAAACTCTTTGGCGACGAAGGGAAGTCGAATCCAGCTATTGACACCAGGCCCAAGCTGCTGCTCTCAGCATCTGCCGATGGTCAAATCCGTCTCTGGTCTCTAGAGTCATGGAGCTGCTTGTGTCTCTACAAGTCTCACGATGGCCCCGCCTTCAGAACACTTTGGAGTCCCCAGGGGCACTACTTTGTCAGCGGTGGTTACGACAAGGCTGTTAGAGTTTGGATGCAGGATCACGCCTCACCACAGCGACTGCTGGTTGGGCATGACACATCCATATCGGCGCTTGCCTGGCACCCCAACGGCCTTTACGTGTTCTCGGCATCAGATGAAACAGACAAGTCAATTAGAATGTGGTCTGTGGTGACTGGAGCCTGTGTCCGTGTCCTGACCGGCCACAACGACTACATCACTGCTCTTGAATGCGCACCAAACGGCAAGATTCTGGCGAGCGCTGACTGTGCTGGCAACATTTTCTTCTGGGACATTGCCAAGGGGACACGCATCAAGCGATCCCGTGGCCATGGAAAGGGAGGAATCTGGTCCCTCAGCTTTAGTGTCGAGTCCAATGTGCTTGCGTCGGGCGGCCAAGATGGTACCGTAAGACTGTGGGATGTTGAGTTGCCGGCCGATCCTCAGAAGGCGAGCTCGCAGCAGACTGGACATGACGCTGCAGCAACAGGAACTGATGGAGCGAACGCTAGCAATACAGCTGGCGACACCTCTCGTATCGCATCAGGAAACTCTGGACAGGCTGGAGGAAGCGGAACGACTGGCGGAACgcacaagaagaagagcagggAGGTCATGATCACTCCTGACCAGATCAGCGCATTCCCTACCAAGAAGACGCCGGTGATGAAGGTAAAGTTCACACGAATGAATCTGGTAATTGTCGGGGGCTGTTATGATCCCGAGCGCTAG
- a CDS encoding O-acyltransferase translates to MSSSIDTATNGNAYAGDHDHVLRPRPRKPQHSQVSEILRMSTASDDNGHLMPDNLSTGTASGLTSGRSTPVPDNAPPSVKSLSTARKQARAEQRRRIFPTIEFASRVSHFDPESDYRDFHGFFNLFWIGLAIMGITSMLRNIKDTGFPLRVQIWSLFTVKLWHLAIADFLMVATTAISLPLHRAARAAKPGGIATWSRGGRALQSIYQVAWLSLWIAVPFYFEWTWTAQVFFLLHTMVLLMKMHSYAFYNGHLSETEKRLHALDNPSSVPDRRPAYQYPSADFPGSSTSTSGAPANNNGKKRRRQRSQRRRQQPKRLASDSNKSNDEEETPSAVQQIQSPPASANNSSDEVDELREDLARELTSPMGNVTYPSNLTWSNYTDYILCPTLCYEIEYPRTSSINWISLISKIIATFGCIFLLTIISEDFILPVLTDASERLDAVPAVSSASETALILAETISWLLFPFMLTFLLVFLVIFEYVLGAFAEITRFADRHFYSDWWNSTDWMEFSREWNIPVYSFLRRHVYSASRSRIGKGAATALTFLISAIGHEIVMACITKKLRGYGFVCQMLQLPIVVLQRTKWVRDRETLNNVCFWASMILGLSLICALYVLL, encoded by the exons atgagctcctcaatAGATACCGCGACAAACGGCAACGCCTATGCCGGCGACCACGATCATGTCCTCCGCCCGCGCCCGCGCAAACCCCAACATTCTCAGGTCTCCGAGATCCTTCGCATGTCCACGGCGAGCGACGATAATGGGCACCTCATGCCTGACAATCTCAGCACTGGCACAGCGAGTGGTTTGACTAG TGGTCGTTCCACGCCTGTCCCCGACAATGCGCCTCCATCTGTCAAGTCCCTTTCCACTGCTCGCAAGCAGGCTCGAGCCGAGCAGCGCCGTCGCATCTTTCCTACCATCGAGTTCGCCTCGCGCGTCAGTCATTTCGATCCAGAAAGCGACTACCGAGACTTCCatggcttcttcaacctcttctGGATTGGCCTTGCCATTATGGGCATTACCTCGATGCTCCGAAACATCAAGGATACCGGCTTCCCTCTGAGAGTGCAAATCTGGAGTCTTTTTACTGTGAAGCTCTGGCATCTCGCTATCGCCGACTTCCTTATGGTCGCTACTACTGCTATCAGCTTGCCCTTGCATCGCGCAGCTCGTGCTGCCAAGCCTGGCGGCATTGCAACTTGGAGTCGTGGAGGAAGGGCTCTCCAGAGCATTTACCAGGTCGCCTGGCTATCCCTCTGGATTGCTGTACCTTTTTACTTTGAGTGGACTTGGACCGCCCAGGTCTTCTTCCTTCTGCATACTATGGTGCTTCTCATGAAGATGCACTCGTACGCTTTCTACAACGGGCACCTGTCTGAAACAGAGAAGCGCCTCCACGCCCTCGACAACCCCTCCTCCGTCCCCGATCGCCGACCGGCCTACCAATATCCCAGCGCCGACTTCCCCGGAAGTTCCACCAGCACTTCTGGTGCCCCAGCGAATAACAATGGCAAGAAGCGCCGTCGACAGCGCAGTCAGCGAAGACGTCAGCAACCGAAACGACTGGCGAGTGATAGCAACAAGAGCAacgatgaggaagagacTCCCAGCGCCGTACAGCAAATCCAGAGCCCTCCTGCGAGCGCCAACAATAGTTCCGACGAAGTTGACGAGCTGCGCGAAGACCTCGCCCGTGAGCTTACGAGCCCCATGGGCAACGTCACATACCCGAGTAACCTCACCTGGTCAAACTACACGGACTACATCCTCTGCCCTACGCTATGCTACGAGATCGAGTACCCTCGAACCTCCTCTATCAACTGGATCTCGCTTATCTCCAAGATCATTGCCACCTTTGGTTGCATTTTCCTCTTGACCATTATTTCCGAGGACTTTATCCTTCCTGTTCTCACCGACGCTTCGGAGCGCCTCGACGCTGTTCCAGCTGTATCGTCCGCTTCCGAGACGGCTCTCATTCTTGCCGAGACCATCTCATGGCTTCTTTTCCCATTCATGCTCActttcctcctcgtcttccttgTCATCTTTGAATACGTCCTCGGCGCCTTTGCCGAAATCACTCGCTTTGCCGATCGCCACTTCTACTCGGACTGGTGGAACTCGACTGACTGGATGGAGTTCTCTCGGGAGTGGAATATCCCCGTTTACAGCTTCCTCCGTCGTCATGTTTATAGCGCCTCAAGGTCCCGCATAGGCAAGGGTGCAGCCACGGCGCTAACCTTTCTCATCTCTGCCATTGGTCACGAGATTGTCATGGcctgcatcaccaagaagctccgcGGGTACGGCTTCGTGTGTCAGATGCTCCAGCTGCCTATTGTTGTCCTTCAGCGCACAAAGTGGGTTCGTGACCGCGAAACCTTGAACAATGTTTGCTTCTGGGCCTCGATGATTCTGGGTCTCAGCTTG ATATGTGCACTCTATGTCCTTCTTTAG